The following DNA comes from Palaemon carinicauda isolate YSFRI2023 chromosome 27, ASM3689809v2, whole genome shotgun sequence.
CTGTCTCCCTAATATCTTTGGACCATACAAATTTGAATTGCAACAATTCGTAACAAACGACGCAGAACTGCAAGAAATAATTGACCGAGATTATGATAGTAAAACACCCAAAGAGGTAAAGTTACTCGGCATGGGTTGGGATAGGGAAGCAGATCCACTAGGCCCTGGTAAGATTTTCCTCGATACGCAAGCTGGCACAAAGAGGTCAATTTTGTCAACATTGAATAGTatctatgatatatttaatatctatggaCCAATCTTGAACAGGGCCAGGCTGtttcttaaaaagcttcaagaagacAAGACTATCACATGGAATAGCCCTGTCTCAGAAACATTAAAAAGGGAATGGACACTTATTGGAAAACTGGTGAATTCTACTCCTAAGGTAGTATTTCCTAGATTCTTGGGTAGGAGAGATGGTACTTATAAGCTAGTagcattttcagatgcaagtaaggataTTTATGGAACTGTGGTGTATATTGTAAATGTCTTCAATGGTAATACAAGTTTTTTGACAGCCAAGAGCAGGGTCGTTAACAAATAGTTAGAGAAGAAAACCAATCCCGTAATTGAATTTCAAGCTTTAGGACTAGCCACAGAGACTGTAATCAGTTTATTTCAAGAACTTGCAGGTCAATCAGTCGTTACTCCAATCAAAATTATGAGCATGCCGATATATTCAGACAGTATGGTTGCTCTTAATTGGCTTTActcttatacatataagtatgataaattgcagaagaaaggagtttttattcaaaataggttGAAAGCAATAGGTGACTTGTGCCAAGTTTtcccaataacattttcatttgtgaATGCATATGATAATCATGCAGATTATATTAGTAGATGTGTCTCATACAGGAGACTTCAGAAGACTGCGTATCATAGTGGACCCGAGTTTCTTAAGAAACCTCAGAAAGATGAGGTTCAGATTAGTTTCAAGGTGCCAAACCCCCTTGAAAAGAGGGATGAAGTACCCGGCCCTGAAAGGGAAGATACTTCCTTAATCACTGTCTCAACAGAttctgaaagtaaagaaaataataagaaagacATTTATAGCATTGAACACTTGATACCCCTGACTAAGGTTTCCAGTTTccgtacactgtaaaaagttcaaggtacagaaagggtataacgattgagctggggtttaaatacatgtaaaacaccctaaggctctaATATACCCCTCAataccaggaggcagggtattttttgtgaataatataccctctattgtactttgtcttaaaatgggcttggtaattttgtgtgatcatgtcatgaaatgaacttttactctgtattaaatcaccatattgttacactgatagtgtaatgcaccaaaaaagttacgaacaacatattggttttgagttatggatagttttgaagcaagttcctacaaaatgcggtacttggcaatttatattgttgccgtctcgagattcttcgagaccccgggaatttggcgggaaatttcagtggcgtctggactctcgtctgctctgcagtgaagatgaattgctccaatgagcgtcatcgggattataatatctacactgcatttcacctgttaactgctaaccaaggtaagaacactaactgtccatctatgcaagcatagacagtggtccccaacatgtatatataccgccaacactgacttgaaagaaaaacgccggtagatgcttataaaaaggcggcggtttaccatacaaatacgcggctatgtacgtctctgttgcatgtcataactatggtgaaagaaccacaactatt
Coding sequences within:
- the LOC137620991 gene encoding uncharacterized protein, with translation MQRFGSHLICFDLKKAFLMVGLKEEDQNRLLFLWYRNILKGDFTVVGFRNKHLSFGLRPSPCHLMLALFKILILDVESDNEEIVNLKKSLYNTIYMDNGSYSCNSAKALYEAYYCLPNIFGPYKFELQQFVTNDAELQEIIDRDYDSKTPKEVKLLGMGWDREADPLGPGKIFLDTQAGTKRSILSTLNSIYDIFNIYGPILNRARLFLKKLQEDKTITWNSPVSETLKREWTLIGKLVNSTPKVVFPRFLGRRDGTYKLVAFSDASKDIYGTVVYIVNVFNGNTSFLTAKSRVVNK